A genomic stretch from Edaphobacter aggregans includes:
- the recN gene encoding DNA repair protein RecN, giving the protein MLLELRAENYAVIDRAVANFGLGLNLLTGETGAGKSILIDALALLLGGKASTDVVRHGAEKAVVGCVFELTPGAEAILEANGIDVESDHILLRREILANGKGRVFVNNQPATVGVLRQLAPELALVHSQGETMGSFDQAQQRTLLDRFGGLSHDAVADAFAAWRATKDKLEELQSAEQDRLRMADLWRFQNKEIEQAALTAEDENVQLEAEKRVLANAEKLYTAAMSAHELLYESESSAETILGGALKNLEELARYDVRFQAPAQQLAAAKAIVEDVDAEVRDFADNINAAPGRLEEIEDRLAALDRLKRKYGQTLAEVIAFGADAARKLAEIENRDALVVELQAKEAQDAAAYRVASAQLSSGRAEAAKKLEKMAEAQINDLAMSTRFRIQITPDQTPASWTAHGWDQVECLIATNAGEPLKPLHEIASGGEMSRVMLALKVTVEEAASGAGRKKKSPLPRTLVFDEIDIGIGGRAAEAVGRKLKTLSRGQQVLCITHLPQIAAFGDQHFLIEKTEKRGRTQTEVRRMEDTERTQEIARMLSGATLTETSLKHAEHLLATSR; this is encoded by the coding sequence ATGCTGCTCGAACTACGCGCGGAAAATTATGCGGTAATCGACCGTGCGGTCGCCAATTTTGGATTGGGATTGAACCTGCTGACCGGTGAGACGGGCGCGGGGAAATCGATCCTGATCGATGCGCTTGCGCTGCTGCTTGGCGGCAAGGCTTCGACCGATGTTGTCCGGCATGGAGCCGAGAAGGCTGTGGTGGGATGCGTCTTCGAGTTGACGCCGGGGGCTGAGGCGATCCTTGAGGCCAATGGCATTGATGTGGAGTCGGATCACATCCTCCTGCGGCGCGAGATTCTGGCGAACGGCAAGGGACGGGTCTTCGTGAATAACCAGCCGGCGACCGTGGGAGTGTTACGACAGCTTGCTCCGGAGCTTGCGCTGGTGCACTCGCAGGGAGAGACGATGGGCTCGTTCGACCAGGCGCAGCAGCGGACTCTGCTGGATCGCTTTGGCGGATTGAGCCACGATGCTGTTGCCGATGCCTTTGCAGCGTGGCGAGCCACGAAGGACAAGCTTGAGGAGTTGCAGTCCGCCGAGCAGGATCGTCTGCGGATGGCCGATCTGTGGCGGTTTCAGAACAAGGAGATCGAACAAGCGGCGTTGACTGCGGAGGATGAAAACGTACAGCTCGAGGCGGAGAAGCGTGTACTGGCCAACGCTGAGAAGCTGTACACGGCCGCCATGAGCGCTCATGAGTTGTTGTATGAGTCGGAGAGTTCGGCAGAGACGATCCTGGGCGGGGCGTTGAAGAATCTTGAGGAGCTCGCTCGGTATGATGTGCGGTTTCAGGCTCCGGCACAGCAGTTGGCAGCGGCCAAGGCGATCGTCGAGGATGTGGACGCCGAGGTGCGTGACTTTGCCGACAACATCAATGCGGCTCCCGGGCGGCTGGAGGAGATTGAAGACCGGTTGGCTGCGCTCGATCGATTGAAGCGGAAGTATGGGCAGACTTTGGCTGAGGTGATTGCGTTTGGAGCTGATGCTGCTCGCAAGTTGGCGGAGATCGAGAACCGGGATGCGCTGGTGGTGGAACTTCAGGCAAAAGAGGCCCAGGATGCCGCGGCTTATCGGGTGGCGTCTGCGCAGTTGAGTTCAGGCAGGGCAGAGGCCGCGAAGAAGCTGGAAAAGATGGCAGAGGCACAGATCAATGATCTGGCGATGAGCACTCGGTTTCGGATTCAGATTACCCCGGATCAGACACCGGCTAGCTGGACTGCGCATGGGTGGGATCAGGTGGAGTGCCTGATTGCGACCAATGCTGGGGAGCCGCTGAAGCCGCTCCACGAGATTGCCTCGGGGGGTGAGATGTCCCGCGTGATGCTGGCCCTGAAGGTTACGGTGGAGGAGGCTGCAAGTGGAGCGGGACGTAAGAAGAAGTCGCCGCTGCCTCGTACGCTGGTGTTTGACGAGATCGACATCGGCATCGGCGGGCGGGCTGCGGAGGCTGTTGGGCGAAAGCTGAAGACGCTGTCGCGTGGACAACAGGTGCTGTGCATCACGCATCTGCCGCAGATTGCTGCGTTTGGCGACCAGCACTTCCTGATCGAGAAGACTGAAAAGCGCGGGCGTACCCAGACCGAGGTTCGACGCATGGAAGATACGGAGCGGACGCAGGAGATAGCCCGGATGCTCAGTGGCGCAACGCTGACTGAAACCAGCCTGAAACATGCCGAACATCTGTTAGCAACCAGCCGATAG
- a CDS encoding ExbD/TolR family protein, whose product MAFSSKGRTQTTLAEINITPLVDVVLVLLLIFMLTAPVLQSGVEVAIPKTRTVNQLTDERMVVTIDKEQNVFLQDKPVNVNALPALLKSTGKGDPAKRIIYLRADERVPFGAFASVMDAVKQAGITNISIVTQPLQK is encoded by the coding sequence ATGGCCTTCTCCTCCAAGGGACGCACCCAGACCACGCTCGCCGAGATCAACATCACCCCTCTCGTCGACGTCGTTCTCGTGCTTCTGCTCATCTTCATGCTTACGGCGCCCGTGCTCCAATCCGGCGTCGAGGTTGCGATTCCGAAGACCCGCACCGTCAATCAGCTCACCGATGAGCGCATGGTCGTCACCATCGATAAGGAGCAGAACGTCTTCCTGCAGGACAAGCCCGTCAACGTCAATGCCCTTCCCGCCCTGCTCAAGAGCACCGGCAAGGGCGATCCGGCCAAGCGCATCATCTACCTGCGCGCCGACGAGCGTGTTCCCTTCGGGGCCTTCGCCTCGGTCATGGATGCCGTCAAACAGGCCGGCATCACCAACATCAGCATCGTCACCCAGCCGTTGCAGAAGTGA
- a CDS encoding 4-hydroxy-3-methylbut-2-enyl diphosphate reductase — translation MTTTTLDLAVTNENGNTTKTKRVLLLKPRGFCAGVVRAIDIVQIALDTFGAPIYVRKEIVHNSYVVNDLAKKGAIFVNELDEVPEGARVIYSAHGVSPAVRERAKERGLKVIDATCPLVTKVHVEAIKFAKQGYSLVLVGHRDHEEVEGTQGEAPDVTQVVSTVEEVAALVVPDPNKVAYLTQTTLSLDEARYMIEALKKKFPNIIGPHAQDICYATENRQTAVKNVAHGADLVLVVGSRNSSNSNRLVEVSKNLDTNSYLIDTADAIQPDWLDGVDTVAVTAGASAPEVLVKDVVEYLQAKGYGSVDEVEVMPENVRFGLPPEIVQAIASAPPAAR, via the coding sequence GTGACCACTACCACCCTTGACCTGGCTGTAACAAACGAAAACGGCAACACGACAAAGACCAAGCGCGTACTTCTCCTTAAGCCCCGTGGCTTTTGTGCGGGTGTTGTGCGGGCTATCGACATTGTCCAGATTGCGCTCGATACTTTCGGCGCGCCGATCTACGTCCGCAAGGAGATTGTTCACAATAGCTACGTGGTGAATGACCTCGCCAAAAAAGGCGCAATCTTCGTTAACGAACTGGACGAAGTGCCTGAAGGCGCACGGGTTATCTATTCGGCCCACGGTGTCTCTCCGGCAGTTCGGGAGCGTGCCAAGGAGCGTGGGTTGAAAGTCATCGATGCGACCTGCCCGCTGGTGACCAAGGTGCATGTTGAGGCGATCAAGTTCGCCAAGCAGGGTTATTCGCTGGTGCTGGTTGGGCATCGCGATCACGAGGAAGTCGAGGGAACCCAGGGTGAAGCCCCGGATGTGACGCAGGTGGTTTCGACCGTCGAAGAGGTTGCGGCTCTGGTTGTTCCCGACCCAAACAAGGTCGCTTATCTCACGCAGACGACGCTTTCGCTGGACGAGGCTCGCTACATGATCGAGGCCTTGAAGAAGAAATTCCCGAACATTATCGGGCCACACGCGCAGGATATCTGCTACGCGACTGAGAACCGTCAGACTGCGGTCAAGAATGTCGCTCATGGAGCCGACCTGGTTCTGGTGGTTGGTTCGCGGAACAGTTCGAACTCCAATCGTCTGGTCGAAGTCTCGAAGAATCTCGATACGAACTCTTACCTGATCGACACAGCCGATGCCATCCAGCCTGATTGGCTCGACGGCGTCGATACGGTCGCTGTGACCGCGGGCGCTTCTGCTCCCGAGGTGCTGGTGAAGGATGTTGTTGAGTACCTGCAGGCGAAGGGCTATGGTTCGGTCGATGAGGTGGAGGTCATGCCGGAGAATGTCCGCTTCGGCCTACCGCCCGAGATCGTCCAAGCTATAGCGTCCGCTCCGCCAGCAGCACGGTAG
- a CDS encoding MotA/TolQ/ExbB proton channel family protein, which yields MVWNLALALHFLQEDTSAAPPVSSTSALGEMIHNSGPVAFTVLVLLLIASVFSWAIMFSKWSSFSKAHTQSLRFLRQFRKSSRLSEIAAIADQFKPSPLVAVFNEIHDEYQRQNGGRGLPRNPVALERAAQTASSEALTAMESHMTWLATIAAIAPFIGLFGTVMGIIDAFHGLGTAGAATLRAVAPGISEALITTAAGLVVAIPAVVGYNQLTARLREFGARMDDFGRELLNAIENAAMVAPPTQPLQHAQPVEEPRRRAF from the coding sequence ATGGTCTGGAACCTCGCCCTTGCTCTTCACTTCCTCCAGGAAGACACCTCCGCCGCACCGCCCGTCTCCAGCACGAGCGCTCTCGGTGAGATGATTCACAACAGCGGCCCCGTCGCCTTCACGGTGCTCGTTCTTCTGCTGATCGCCAGCGTCTTCTCCTGGGCCATCATGTTCTCCAAATGGTCCAGCTTCTCGAAGGCCCATACGCAAAGTCTGCGCTTCCTCCGCCAATTCCGAAAATCAAGCCGCCTGAGCGAGATCGCCGCCATCGCCGATCAGTTCAAGCCAAGCCCCCTCGTCGCCGTCTTCAACGAGATCCACGACGAGTACCAACGACAGAACGGAGGCCGCGGCCTCCCGCGCAACCCCGTCGCTCTGGAGCGTGCCGCGCAGACCGCATCCAGCGAAGCCCTCACCGCCATGGAGAGCCACATGACCTGGCTCGCGACCATCGCCGCCATCGCTCCCTTCATCGGCCTCTTCGGCACGGTCATGGGCATCATCGACGCCTTCCACGGCCTCGGCACCGCGGGCGCAGCCACCCTGCGAGCCGTCGCCCCCGGCATCTCTGAAGCTCTCATCACCACCGCAGCAGGCCTCGTCGTCGCCATCCCTGCGGTCGTCGGCTACAACCAGCTCACCGCCCGCCTGCGCGAGTTTGGCGCGCGTATGGACGATTTCGGACGCGAGCTCCTCAATGCGATCGAGAACGCCGCCATGGTGGCACCTCCCACGCAGCCGCTGCAGCATGCTCAGCCAGTCGAAGAACCTCGCCGGAGGGCCTTCTAG
- a CDS encoding energy transducer TonB has translation MPSNRPASPTSASSPSRCRSEEAAIATHVKFTRSEDLLDDNLGGNFARSIVLHLLVAGAVVGSAFVFHKKGTSWGESAVTAGAIQATMVSSIPLPPKQRELDTGVLTSETPSPAPVTAKEKTEPPPEPNTVAIPDKITKPVKTAEKPTPAPPKHPQPAPEQPTKAATGETAGVRIPQAVMELKNGTASIAVQDRTFGARFAYYVNIVNQKVAQNWYTQEADPRASVGKSATIVFDINRDGVPSNARVEERSGSPSLDLSAMRAVQRVEGFGPLPQGDHITVEYTFHYQPK, from the coding sequence ATGCCGTCAAACAGGCCGGCATCACCAACATCAGCATCGTCACCCAGCCGTTGCAGAAGTGAGGAGGCAGCCATAGCCACTCACGTCAAATTCACGCGCAGCGAGGACCTCCTCGACGACAACCTCGGCGGCAACTTTGCCCGTAGCATCGTCCTGCACCTCCTAGTCGCCGGAGCCGTCGTCGGCTCGGCCTTCGTCTTCCACAAAAAGGGCACCAGCTGGGGCGAGAGCGCCGTCACCGCCGGAGCCATTCAGGCCACGATGGTCTCTTCTATACCTCTTCCTCCGAAGCAACGCGAACTCGACACCGGTGTCCTCACCTCCGAAACGCCCAGTCCCGCGCCAGTCACCGCCAAGGAGAAGACCGAGCCGCCACCCGAACCCAATACAGTCGCCATCCCCGACAAGATCACCAAACCGGTCAAGACAGCCGAAAAGCCAACTCCCGCGCCGCCGAAGCATCCACAGCCCGCGCCCGAGCAGCCCACCAAGGCAGCCACCGGAGAAACCGCTGGCGTCCGCATCCCGCAGGCAGTCATGGAGCTCAAGAACGGCACCGCCAGCATAGCCGTGCAGGATCGCACCTTCGGAGCGCGCTTCGCCTACTACGTCAACATCGTCAATCAAAAGGTCGCGCAGAACTGGTATACGCAAGAAGCCGACCCTCGCGCCTCCGTCGGCAAGAGTGCCACGATCGTCTTCGACATCAACCGCGATGGCGTACCCTCCAACGCTCGTGTCGAAGAGCGCAGCGGCTCACCCTCACTCGATCTCTCCGCCATGCGCGCCGTGCAGCGAGTCGAAGGCTTCGGGCCGCTCCCGCAAGGCGATCACATCACCGTCGAATACACCTTCCACTACCAACCAAAATAA
- the shc gene encoding squalene--hopene cyclase, protein MSGQSSRNPQTVTQPAQPRFGRMDLGLEHVANGIARAKEWLLGQQHPDGYWCGELEADSMLESDYIFMHTLLGTGDPGKMERAINEILRHQNEDGGWSLYPGGPSNINYGVKAYLSLKLMGWSKDHPVLVKAREWVLAHGGVTECNTFTKIYLCALGQYDYDAVPAIPPEIVLFPNWFYFNIYEISSWSRGILVPLSIIYAKKPFKKLAPEQGIEELFVGGRENSNLHLRWDKKRPVSWRNFFLFTDRMVHWFERVHIRPLRKVAIKKAEKWMLERFEKSDGLGAIYPAMLNSIVALRCLGRSVDDPQMIRALDEFEKLGIDCPDGTEDYPTPTFRMQPCFPPVWDTAQAMYALGEAGVRKDDPRMLKAADWILSKEVRQKGDWAEKVKNVEPGGWYFEFNNEFYPDVDDTGQVLLALNCVDNPRERYQYDACQRALNWIWAMQCKNGGWAAFDKDNTKSIFQYIPFADHNAMLDPPTVDITGRMLEMLAQYGFTRKDPRVEKAVQFILKEQEPDGSWFGRWGVNYLYGTFLVLRGLEAMGFWNHEPAVQQAAEWIRMVQNADGGWGETCGTYDDPNQRGIGPSTPSQTAWAVLGLLAAGDTRSDSVAKGVRWLVERQHKDGSWDELVPGRNGESYYTGTGFPRVFYLGYHLYKQYFPLLALTTYERAMGREEAAA, encoded by the coding sequence ATGAGTGGTCAATCTTCACGCAATCCGCAGACGGTCACCCAGCCCGCGCAGCCGCGCTTTGGGCGTATGGACCTTGGCCTGGAGCATGTCGCCAACGGCATCGCTCGCGCCAAGGAGTGGCTGCTTGGCCAGCAACATCCTGACGGGTACTGGTGTGGAGAGCTTGAAGCGGACAGCATGCTCGAGTCCGACTACATCTTTATGCACACGCTGCTCGGTACCGGCGACCCGGGCAAAATGGAGCGTGCCATCAACGAGATTCTCCGCCACCAGAATGAAGACGGTGGATGGAGCCTGTATCCGGGTGGACCTTCGAATATTAACTACGGAGTCAAAGCGTATCTGTCACTGAAGCTTATGGGCTGGTCGAAGGACCACCCTGTGCTGGTGAAGGCGCGTGAGTGGGTGTTGGCGCACGGTGGTGTGACCGAGTGCAATACCTTCACTAAGATTTATCTCTGTGCGTTGGGTCAGTATGACTATGACGCTGTGCCGGCTATTCCGCCCGAGATCGTTCTCTTTCCTAACTGGTTCTACTTCAACATCTACGAGATCTCTTCGTGGTCACGCGGCATTTTGGTTCCGTTGTCGATCATCTACGCGAAGAAGCCGTTCAAGAAGCTTGCACCAGAACAGGGCATTGAGGAGTTGTTCGTCGGTGGCCGCGAGAACTCAAACCTGCATCTGCGCTGGGACAAGAAGCGTCCCGTCAGTTGGCGAAATTTCTTCCTCTTTACCGATCGCATGGTTCACTGGTTTGAGCGCGTACACATTCGCCCGCTGCGTAAGGTCGCGATCAAAAAAGCTGAGAAGTGGATGCTCGAGCGATTCGAGAAATCGGATGGTTTGGGTGCGATCTATCCCGCGATGCTGAACTCCATCGTTGCGCTGCGATGCCTCGGGCGTTCTGTAGACGATCCGCAGATGATCCGTGCACTCGACGAATTCGAAAAGTTGGGTATTGATTGCCCCGACGGTACGGAAGACTACCCAACACCCACTTTCCGGATGCAGCCTTGCTTCCCGCCTGTATGGGATACGGCTCAGGCGATGTATGCTCTTGGCGAGGCAGGAGTCCGAAAGGATGATCCGCGCATGCTGAAGGCGGCTGACTGGATTTTGTCCAAGGAAGTACGTCAGAAGGGCGACTGGGCCGAGAAGGTCAAGAACGTCGAACCGGGTGGTTGGTACTTCGAGTTCAACAATGAGTTTTACCCGGATGTTGATGATACCGGGCAAGTTCTGCTGGCGTTGAACTGCGTCGACAATCCTCGCGAGCGCTATCAGTATGACGCTTGTCAGCGTGCGCTGAACTGGATATGGGCGATGCAGTGCAAGAACGGTGGATGGGCTGCTTTCGATAAGGACAACACCAAAAGCATCTTCCAGTACATCCCGTTTGCCGACCACAACGCGATGCTTGATCCACCGACTGTCGACATCACCGGCCGCATGCTGGAGATGTTGGCGCAGTACGGATTTACGAGAAAGGATCCGCGCGTCGAGAAAGCTGTTCAGTTCATCCTGAAGGAACAGGAGCCCGACGGAAGCTGGTTCGGGCGATGGGGCGTCAACTATCTCTACGGCACGTTCCTGGTTCTGCGCGGCCTTGAGGCGATGGGCTTCTGGAACCATGAGCCCGCAGTGCAGCAAGCCGCGGAATGGATTCGCATGGTGCAAAACGCCGATGGCGGATGGGGCGAGACCTGCGGCACGTATGACGACCCCAACCAGCGCGGCATTGGGCCGAGCACGCCATCGCAGACGGCATGGGCGGTTCTTGGGCTGCTGGCTGCGGGTGACACGCGTTCCGATTCTGTTGCGAAGGGCGTTCGTTGGCTAGTGGAGCGCCAGCACAAGGACGGAAGTTGGGATGAACTCGTGCCGGGACGCAACGGCGAGAGCTACTACACGG